In Primulina eburnea isolate SZY01 chromosome 3, ASM2296580v1, whole genome shotgun sequence, one DNA window encodes the following:
- the LOC140827141 gene encoding zinc finger AN1 and C2H2 domain-containing stress-associated protein 13-like, whose translation MGTPAFPNLGKHCSVDDCHQIDFLPFTCDCCNQVFCLEHRSYGRHQCPKANKHDVTVVICPLCAKGVRLIHNEDPNITWESHVNIECDPSNYENTTKKRKCPVPGCREILAFSNSIKCRDCTLDHCLKHRFGPDHKCPGPKKPEPSFQFMGFLNRSQKEDPKRAPVASSSKWATSFLKAASSVRATAEAGITKLSNEFNQVMSKDGAVQSSNGSTRQHGSVSGQVEVCPRCNLRFSNVGALVDHVEKVHERNGVMKATLDVCPKCSKGFRDPATLVEHVEREHGGISKS comes from the exons ATGGGGACTCCGGCATTCCCAAATTTAGGGAAACACTGCAGCGTTGACGACTGCCACCAGATTGATTTCCTTCCTTTCACATGCGATTGTTGCAATCAg GTGTTCTGTCTTGAGCACCGGAGCTATGGCAGACACCAATGTCCCAAAGCTAACAAACACGATGTTACTGTTGTCATCTGCCCGCTCTGTGCAAAAGGAGTTCGTTTGATCCACAATGAAGATCCTAATATTACTTGGGAATCACATGTAAACATTGAGTGTGACCCATCAAACTATGAAAACACTACCAAAAAACGGAAATGTCCAGTACCAGGCTGCAGAGAAATTCTAGCTTTCTCAAACTCAATCAAATGTAGAGATTGTACACTCGACCATTGCTTGAAACATAGGTTTGGACCAGACCACAAGTGTCCTGGACCCAAGAAACCTGAACCCTCGTTTCAGTTTATGGGATTTTTGAATAGAAGCCAAAAAGAGGACCCCAAGCGAGCTCCGGTCGCTTCTTCATCAAAATGGGCCACAAGTTTCCTCAAGGCAGCTTCTTCAGTTCGAGCCACAGCTGAAGCTGGAATAACTAAATTGAGCAATGAATTCAATCAAGTAATGAGTAAAGATGGAGCAGTCCAGAGTAGCAATGGCAGTACGAGGCAACATGGAAGTGTGAGTGGGCAAGTTGAAGTGTGTCCACGGTGTAATTTAAGATTCTCTAATGTTGGAGCTCTAGTAGATCATGTGGAAAAAGTCCATGAAAGGAATGGGGTCATGAAGGCGACGCTTGATGTCTGTCCCAAATGTAGTAAAGGATTTCGTGATCCTGCAACCCTCGTGGAGCATGTCGAGAGAGAACATGGAGGAATCTCAAAATCATGA
- the LOC140827140 gene encoding leucine-rich repeat receptor-like tyrosine-protein kinase PXC3, whose protein sequence is MQFLCFSSILLFGLLSSSQLGFTQVFNDEETLLEIGKELKLSGWNGNNSDYCTWPGIFCSSNNSFVERLDLSNHGLQGNVTLISQLKALKWLDLSYNNFQGMIPSAFGYLSELEFLDLSFNKFGGSIPLELGRLRNLRELNLSDNMLMGVIPDELEGLKKLQDLQLFSNRLNGSIPLWVGNLTNLRIFAAYENEFSGVILDKLGSVSELQLLNLHSNQLEGSIPGSIFAMAKLETLVLTQNRLNGSIPESIGKCRNLSNIRIGNNNLTGGIPKEIGNISGLTYFEADNNNLSGEIVPEFSRCLNLSLLNLASNGFTGTIPPEFGELSYLQELIVSGNSLFGDIPTSMLRAKNLNKLDLSDNRFNGTIPETICSMSRLQFLLLGQNSISGEIPHEIGNCVKLVELHLGGNSLTGSIPPEIGHIKNLQIALNLSSNHLHGQLPEELGRLDKLVSLDVSDNQLSGSIPAALKGMLSLIEVNFSNNQFGGQIPSFVPFQKSLNSSFLGNKGLCGEPLSISCEGLNAQARDAYHHKVSYRIVLVVIGSGLAVFASVTVVVLLFMMRERQEKAAKDSGTDENETNTAPVVLLGNVFAENLKQAVDFEAVAKAITKDINKLCVGTFSTVYKADMPSGMILSVRKLKSLDRTIVHHQGRMIREVEKMSKLCHENLMRPIGFVVFEEDVLLLHQYFPNGTLAQFLHDFSKKPEYKPDWSARIAIAIGVAEGLAFLHHVAVIHLDISSGNVVLDHNFNPLVSEVEISKLLDPSRGTASISAVAGSFGYIPPEYAYTMQVTAPGNVYSYGVVLLEILTTRLPVEEDFGEGVDLVKWVHTAPIRGETPEQILDSRLSTVSFGWRKEMLAALKVALLCTDSTPAKRPKMKKVVEMLSEISQN, encoded by the exons ATGCAATTCTTGTGTTTTTCGAGTATTTTGCTTTTTGGGTTGCTCTCATCTTCTCAACTTGGATTTACTCAAGTGTTCAATGATGAAGAAACACTATTAGAAATTGGGAAAGAGCTTAAATTATCCGGTTGGAACGGAAATAACTCAGATTATTGCACGTGGCCTGGCATTTTTTGCAGCTCTAACAATTCCTTTGTTGAGAGGCTTGATCTTTCTAATCATGGGCTTCAAGGTAACGTGACTCTCATTTCTCAGCTTAAAGCGCTGAAGTGGCTTGATCTTTCATACAAcaatttccaaggcatgatTCCATCTGCTTTTGGGTATTTATCGGAGCTTGAGTTTCTTGATTTATCATTCAATAAGTTTGGAGGTTCAATTCCTCTAGAGTTGGGTAGGCTTAGAAATCTCAGGGAATTAAATCTATCCGATAACATGCTCATGGGTGTGATACCTGATGAGCTTGAGGGTTTAAAGAAGCTGCAGGATTTACAGCTGTTTTCAAATAGATTGAATGGTTCTATCCCATTGTGGGTAGGTAATCTTACCAATTTGAGAATCTTTGCTGCTTATGAAAATGAGTTTAGTGGTGTGATTCTTGACAAGTTAGGTTCGGTCTCTGAACTTCAGTTGCTTAATCTTCATTCAAACCAGCTTGAGGGGTCGATTCCTGGTAGCATTTTTGCAATGGCAAAACTTGAAACATTGGTTCTGACTCAGAATAGATTGAATGGGAGTATTCCTGAATCAATTGGGAAGTGTAGAAACCTTTCGAATATTCGGATTGGGAATAACAATTTGACCGGAGGCATTCCTAAGGAAATTGGAAATATCAGCGGCCTCACATATTTTGAAGCAGACAATAACAATCTTTCTGGGGAAATTGTGCCTGAGTTTTCGAGATGCTTGAATCTGTCCCTCCTTAATCTAGCCTCAAACGGGTTCACTGGAACCATCCCACCCGAGTTTGGCGAACTCAGTTACCTCCAGGAGTTGATTGTTTCTGGGAACAGTCTGTTTGGAGACATCCCAACTTCAATGCTTCGGGCCAAGAATCTGAACAAGCTTGACTTGAGTGATAATAGATTCAATGGCACCATACCGGAGACTATCTGTAGTATGTCAAGATTACAGTTCCTGCTTTTGGGTCAGAATTCAATAAGCGGTGAGATTCCACATGAGATTGGGAACTGCGTGAAACTAGTCGAATTGCATTTGGGTGGTAACAGTCTCACTGGAAGCATTCCACCCGAGATTGGCCATATCAAGAACTTGCAGATTGCTTTAAATTTGAGTTCCAACCATCTCCATGGCCAATTGCCTGAAGAACTTGGAAGACTAGACAAGCTAGTTTCATTAGATGTATCTGATAATCAACTGAGTGGAAGCATTCCAGCAGCATTGAAAGGCATGCTAAGTTTGATAGAGGTTAATTTTTCGAACAATCAATTCGGCGGCCAAATACCCTCCTTTGTTCCCTTTCAAAAAAGCCTGAATTCAAGCTTTCTTGGAAATAAAGGGCTCTGTGGTGAGCCTTTGAGTATTTCCTGTGAAGGTTTGAACGCTCAGGCTCGTGATGCTTACCACCACAAAGTGTCTTACAGAATAGTGTTAGTTGTCATTGGTTCGGGTTTGGCTGTTTTCGCATCTGTGACTGTAGTTGTATTGCTGTTTATGATGAGGGAGAGGCAAGAAAAAGCTGCAAAAGATTCAGGAACTGATGAAAATGAAACAAACACCGCGCCCGTGGTATTACTCGGAAATGTGTTTGCTGAGAACCTCAAGCAAGCTGTGGACTTTGAAGCAGTTGCCAAAGCAATTACGAAAGATATAAATAAGCTCTGTGTTGGTACATTTAGCACTGTATACAAAGCCGATATGCCATCCGGTATGATATTATCTGTTAGAAAACTTAAATCATTGGATAGAACCATAGTTCATCATCAGGGCAGGATGATCAGAGAAGTTGAAAAGATGAGTAAGCTCTGCCACGAAAATTTGATGAGGCCCATTGGGTTTGTGGTATTTGAAGAAGATGTTCTTTTATTACATCAGTACTTTCCGAATGGGACATTGGCTCAGTTTCTTCACGATTTTTCGAAGAAACCAGAATACAAACCTGATTGGTCTGCTAGAATTGCCATTGCCATTGGAGTGGCTGAAGGGCTGGCATTTCTCCATCATGTGGCCGTTATCCACCTTGATATTTCTTCAGGCAACGTAGTTCTGGATCATAATTTTAATCCATTAGTAAGTGAAGTTGAAATATCCAAGCTCCTTGACCCGTCTAGAGGGACCGCAAGTATCAGTGCTGTTGCAGGTTCATTTGGATATATTCCCCCAG AATATGCATATACCATGCAAGTTACAGCGCCTGGCAACGTTTATAGCTATGGAGTTGTCCTGCTTGAGATCCTCACCACTCGACTTCCCGTGGAGGAGGATTTTGGCGAAGGGGTCGATCTGGTGAAGTGGGTTCATACTGCTCCCATACGAGGGGAGACCCCAGAGCAGATCCTGGACTCTCGGCTGAGCACTGTCTCATTTGGTTGGAGAAAAGAAATGCTGGCTGCTCTGAAAGTAGCTTTACTCTGCACAGATAGCACACCAGCAAAACGGCCCAAAATGAAGAAGGTTGTCGAAATGCTTAGTGAAATCTCTCAAAATTAG
- the LOC140828374 gene encoding uncharacterized protein has translation MALVNQLPPLVGPPPVLVEVEPSHSTHHSIETLVVVLAVITILGVVAGILARLCGGRHLGGSGEHDVEGWVERKCRSCIDGGVTTAAPPPKEEQPKQAAT, from the coding sequence ATGGCTCTAGTGAATCAGCTGCCGCCACTTGTAGGGCCGCCGCCGGTGCTGGTGGAGGTGGAGCCGAGCCATTCCACCCACCACTCCATCGAGACACTGGTGGTGGTGCTAGCGGTGATAACAATACTTGGAGTCGTTGCGGGGATCCTAGCTCGGCTCTGTGGAGGCCGGCATTTGGGGGGATCCGGGGAACATGACGTAGAAGGATGGGTGGAGAGGAAGTGCCGCAGCTGCATCGACGGCGGTGTAACAACCGCCGCCCCGCCGCCCAAGGAGGAACAGCCAAAGCAGGCGGCAACTTAG